The Paenibacillus sp. G2S3 region GAACAGATAGTTTTGATAGGTAAAGAATGCTTCTGGATTTTTCATTTTAGTGCTGATCAGAGTTACACCGTTGGTGAACTGTGTACCATGACGCATTACTTTACCATCTGGTCCCGCTGGAATTTCAATTGGAGCCCATACAGCATTCGGAGCATTCTTCACAGTATCCTGAAGCGGCCAACCGCTCATCCAGTAAGGTCCTGGGAGAATACCTGCTGTACCTGCCACTGCTGGCTCAGCTGTTTTGTTCTCATCCCAAAGTGCTGCTTCTTGAGGAATATAACCCTTAGCAAGCCATTCCTTCATTTTTTCCAGCCCTTGCTTCATACCCGCATTTACAGAACCGTATTCCAATTTACCATCAGCATCAAGATTCCATTGCTGTGGAAGAGTTCCATAAGCACCGAAGATCCAAGAAGGATCGCCCATCCAAGTGTTCATCGATGTCTTAAAGCCGATACTGAGCGGAGTTACCTTATCTGGTGCCAAGCCATCAGGGTTCTGATTCTTGAATGCATCCATAACCTTTTCCAGCTCATCAATCGTTTTAGGTGCTTGCATATTTAGCTTGTCCAGCCAATCTTGGCGGATCCAGAGAATGTAATCATGGTTGTACGCGTAATCGAGTACAGGAAGACCCATTTTTTTGCCATCGCGGCTGTATTGGTTCCATACGTTAGGATCCTGTGCCATAGCTTCTTTCCAAGTCGCTGAGGCGTATTTATCAAACAGCGTTCCCACTTCAGCGTACATACCGGAATCGATCAAATCCTGAGCAATCGTGCTATCACCTGTACCGATGGTTACAACTTCAGGCATTTCCTGACCTGATGACATCGACAGGCGTAGCTTGGTTCCAAAAGCACCATTCGTATCTGTGATGGACCAAAGTGATTTAATATTGATGCCGAACTTTTCTTTTGTCCACTTCGTAGCTACGTTATTCTCAATGCTCTCCCCGTTCTTGAATTTAAGCTCAGGGTCAACACCCCATACCGTTGTAATGGTTACCTCAGGATCATATTTATCCTTGTAGGCGTTTTCAGAATTAGATGTTGTATTGGTAGTCGTATCACCGGCAGTATTCTTTCCATCAGCAGCATTATTGCCCGAACAACCTGCTAGACTCCCTACTAAAAGCATACTCATACACAGGAGCGGTAGCCATCTCTTTCTCTTCATCGCGCTCATTTTGTTCCCCCTTAGATTCCTTAAGTGTTGGTTATGACTTAATTATAGGGAACAGAAATGATGTCGAATACGTCATTTAAACAAGGTTTCTGCACCTTTCTCAACCTCTCTATCCGTCACGAAACTCATTTGGTGTCATATTGTAATGCTTTTTGAACATTTTGCTGAAATATTGCGGATTCTGATATCCAAGTTCGGTCGTGATTTCATAGATTTTTTTATTGGTATTCTTAAGTAGATAAAGTGCACGTTCCATCCGCATGCGGATAATATAGTCTCCGAGCCCTTCTCCTGTCTCTGCCTTATATATTTTAGATAAGTATACGGGGTGCAGATACACATGATCCGCTATCGTCTTGACCGACAGATCATGCCCAGAATGGTTTCCTACCAGCTCATGTACCTGCTTTATAATGTAACTTTTCGTGTTCTGATCACTTTCTGATAGTTCCTTCTGCAGCTTGTTTAACATATCAAAAGCCCAATCCTTCAGCTTGTCAAAAGAAACAATAATGCTCTGTGTCAGCATCGGATCGAACGCATATTGGTCGATTTGCGAGATGAACTGCCCCCCTTTGTGGGCAATGTACATAAACGCATTAGTAATGGACAGAAAGACCTCATACAGATGCTCACTTGAAAAGCGTGCCTTCTCCATATCTTGGAACACATCAGCAATCTTCTGACGGGCTGTATCCCATTGCTTAGA contains the following coding sequences:
- a CDS encoding extracellular solute-binding protein, which gives rise to MSAMKRKRWLPLLCMSMLLVGSLAGCSGNNAADGKNTAGDTTTNTTSNSENAYKDKYDPEVTITTVWGVDPELKFKNGESIENNVATKWTKEKFGINIKSLWSITDTNGAFGTKLRLSMSSGQEMPEVVTIGTGDSTIAQDLIDSGMYAEVGTLFDKYASATWKEAMAQDPNVWNQYSRDGKKMGLPVLDYAYNHDYILWIRQDWLDKLNMQAPKTIDELEKVMDAFKNQNPDGLAPDKVTPLSIGFKTSMNTWMGDPSWIFGAYGTLPQQWNLDADGKLEYGSVNAGMKQGLEKMKEWLAKGYIPQEAALWDENKTAEPAVAGTAGILPGPYWMSGWPLQDTVKNAPNAVWAPIEIPAGPDGKVMRHGTQFTNGVTLISTKMKNPEAFFTYQNYLFDNFADPKPGSELDNGLFAGYDYELDANGKMIDNEKIAGGYVNSVRYMLVRDGARIPDAQMKALLNLADGAEPTTRLEKDVAVNYGKDTPAAAKVLLAQEDKSFKNMFTGPTTETMKSKMDYLNKIENQTFNEIIYGNKPLEAFDTFVATWKSGGGDQITKEVNEWYDSVK